Below is a genomic region from Paenibacillus rhizovicinus.
GGCCGTGGGACGGTATGACTGCCGCAGGCAATTACAGAACGACCGGGAGGTGCTCGGGACCGATGCAGCTGGTGGTATTGATCAAGCAAACGTTCGATACGGAGGAGAAAATCGAGCTCGCGAACGGCGCCGTCGCCGAGGACGGCGTCAAGTTCATCATGAACCCGTACGACGAATACGCGCTGGAAGAAGCGCTTCGGCTGCGCGAGGCGCACGGCGGCAGCGTCACCGTCGTCTCCTGCGGCAGCGATCGCGCCGCGGAGACGCTGCGGACCGCGCTCGCCATGGGTGCCGACGAGGCGGTGCTGATCGCGCAGGCCGGCTTGCCGGATGACGGGAACGCCGTCGCGGCGGCACTGGCCGCGGCGGTACTGGAGCTGCGGCCGGACCTCGTGCTCGCGGGGCTTTTTGCCGTTGACCGCGGGGCGGGCAGCGTCGCGCTGCAGGTCGCGGAGCGGCTCGGCTTGCCGAGCGCGTCGGCGGCGTTGAAGCTGACGGTGGAGGATGACGGAGCGATAGCTGGGGGTACAGGTGGCGGGAGTGCTGGCGGCGGAGCGGGGGCCGGCGGTGCTGGAGGCTCGGCGCCTGGCGAGGCTGGCGGCGGAAGTGCTGGCGGCTCGGTGCCCGGAAGTGCTGGTGCGGCCGAAGGCTCGGCATCTGGGGGCCAGACCGCGCCAAGCGGTGCCGCTTGGAGCGGCGGCGCTGGCAAAATCGCCGTCGTCGCGCGGGACACGGAATGGGGCGTGGAAACGGTGCAGCTTCCCCTGCCCGCGCTCGTCACGGCGCAGCAGGGGCTGAACGAGCCGCGCTATCCGTCGCTGCCCGGCATTATGAAAGCGAAGCGCAAGCCGCTTCGCCAGCTGGACGCGGCGGCGCTCGGCCTGGACGCGGCGGATCTCGCGCCGCGCACGGAGCGCGTCGCGCTTCTGCCGCCGCCGGTTCGCGCGGCAGGCCGCAAGCTAAGCGGCGCGCCGGCGGAGCAGGCCGATCAGCTTGCGGAGCTGCTGCAGCGCGAAGCGAAGTTGTTTTGAAAGATCCGGTGGTTATGCTGCGGTTCCAGGTATGCGAATAGCAGCCAAGCGCTCGTCAGGTGTTCGTCAGGCGTTCGCCTGCCGTGACGACGATTTCGCGAAAGGCTGTCGCCGCAGCAGCTTTTCGCCTGCCAAAACATGGATCCGGCCAATAAACTGCCCAAATTGCCAATTTCTTGGTTTCTGCGCACGGCCCATGCGGCAGCAAGCTTCACCTTGAGAGAGGAGGTCATGAACCGATGACCGATGCAACGAAAATAACGGCACTCGTCTATGCCGAGTGCCTGGATGGCAAGCTGCGCCGCGTGGCGCTGGAAGCGCTCGGCGCCGCGCGGCTGCTGGCCGGGGACGGCGGCGACGTGCACGCCGTCCTCGTCGGCGGCGGGCCCGGGGCGGCGCTGCAGGAAGCCGCCGCCGAGCTCGCCGCCCGGGGGGCGGGGGTCGTCCATGTCGTCGACGACCCCGCCCTGGCCGGCTATGCGCCGGAGGCGTACGCCGCCGCCATCGGCGCTGCCGTTGCCGCGGCGCGGCCGAGCATCATCGTGCTCGGCCACACCGCGGCGGGCGCGAGCTCGCGCCCCGCGTGGCCGCCAGAGCCGGCGGCGGCCACGTCGCGGACGTGACCGCCATCGACCTGTCCGGCGATGGCGGCGCGGCCGCGCTCTTCACC
It encodes:
- a CDS encoding electron transfer flavoprotein subunit beta/FixA family protein codes for the protein MQLVVLIKQTFDTEEKIELANGAVAEDGVKFIMNPYDEYALEEALRLREAHGGSVTVVSCGSDRAAETLRTALAMGADEAVLIAQAGLPDDGNAVAAALAAAVLELRPDLVLAGLFAVDRGAGSVALQVAERLGLPSASAALKLTVEDDGAIAGGTGGGSAGGGAGAGGAGGSAPGEAGGGSAGGSVPGSAGAAEGSASGGQTAPSGAAWSGGAGKIAVVARDTEWGVETVQLPLPALVTAQQGLNEPRYPSLPGIMKAKRKPLRQLDAAALGLDAADLAPRTERVALLPPPVRAAGRKLSGAPAEQADQLAELLQREAKLF